In the genome of Bacillus thuringiensis, the window GTAAACGTACTAAAAGCAATGATCGATCCAAATAATATCCCTTCTCGTAAAATTTTACTAAGCGTAGGTTTTACATCGGAGAAAGTTTGTGAGATTGATGGATTATCTGGGGAAATTTTGAGCACATACATATAATTACAAAAAGGCAGTGCTACTTATGTAGCACTGCCTTTTTCTTTATTGGAATAATCCTTTTCCTTTATTCATTTACTTATAAAGTATTGTCAGTTCTTCTTTATGTTCTGTATTTCCACATTATAAATATTTCACGTCAAGGAGAGATGACTGAAATGAATAATCAAAAAATTGAACTTACTGGTCGTATCGTTACACCTAATGATCCTGATTATAATTCAGCGCGTGAAGAATTCAATACATTCTTCAACAAATTTCCGTTAATCATTGTTTTTGCTCAAAATACACAGGATGTAGTAAACGCGGTTCGCTGGTCAAGGCTACATAACGTTCCTATACGCATGCGCTCTGGACGTCATAATTATGAGGCATTATCCGTCAGTAATGCTGGTCTTGTAATTGATGTAAGTGAAATGAAACAATTAGAAATAGATCACAATAATGGAACTGTAACTATTGGGACTGGATGGAGAAATATTTCTTTAATTGAAACACTTGCTGCTGAAGGGTTAGTTGTGCCGAGTGGTGTTTGTCCTACTCCCGGGATTGCAGGTGTTACTTTAGGTGGCGGACATAGTATTCTCTCTCGTCCGTTTGGATTGACTCTCGATCATTTACTTGAATTAGAAATGGTAGACGCGAATGGTTGTATAATACGCGCTAACGCCAAGTGTAACTCCGATCTCTATTGGGCTTCGCGCGGTGCTGGTGGTGGTAACTTTGGAATATGTACTTCGTTTAAGTTTAGAACACATAAAATTAATACGGTAGGATTTGCAGAAATAAGCTGGGGGATATCAGATTTAAAACCTGTATTAACCTCTTGGCAAGAATATACGCTACCTTGCGCTAATAAACGACTTACAACTACTCTTTTTATGTCTGCAGGATTAGAACCATCATTATTAATGCAAGGTGTATTTCTCGGTTCTGTTCAAGAATTGCAGACGCTACTACAGCCATTATTAGAAGCCGGTTCACCACTGCAAGTAACTATCGAAGAAATACCATGGGCAGAAGCAGCAGCGAAAATAGCTGAGAAGCAACCTGCAACACCTTTACCATTTAAAAGTGTAGGTCCATATGTGTATGAACTACTACCAGAAGAAGGACTATCCATTATCGATCACTTTATTAATAATGCACCTCCCTTTTCCACCACCTCCGTATTTTTCCACGGATTAGGCGGTGCTGTTGCTGAGGTGCCAAATGAGGCGACTGCTTATTTTTACCGAAAAGCACTATCAAACATGTCAATATTCGCTACTTGGGAGCAACCAGAAGGTGCTGGCGGAAGTATTCGATGGGTTGAAGACTTCCGTTTGGCAATGCTTCCATTTACAAAAGGTGTCTATGTTAATACTCCTGACCTATCCATTAAAAATTGGCCAGATGCATACTTCAGTTGCAACTTTGACCGATTAATGGAAGTAAAAGCAAAATATGATCCGAAAAATGTCTTTAACTTTCCGCAAAGTATTCCGCTTTTTTAACTGTTTAAATATTTTTCAAACTGCTAAGTAAACATGCATGTTATATTGTTTATTTAGCAGTTTAGTATAAAGGCTCTTTTGTTTACATAATAATATTATGTAGTGCAATGTATTGCTCTTTCATTTCTCTTTTTACTTATAATGACTCTTCCTATACTAAAAGCAAAAGCAATAAAAAATATAGTACTACCCATTAGAAATACTAAATTATAACTACGAATAATTCCTTGCTTATATTTTTCCTTTAGTTGCTTGTAAATCTTGTTCTCCTCATCAGTTTTTAATACTATCTGTTGTTTTTTATTTATTGCTTGCAATACTTGTTCCCTTTCTAAATTTGACAAATCACTTTTTTTAATCACCGTCACTACTTCCCTATTTATCTTCTCTTTTTCAACTAACAACTGATGATTCAGAAACATCACCAGTATTGCTACCCCAACAATACTTCCAACTGTTCTAGAAATATTACATATACTTGCAGCAACACCTGACTTTTCAATCGGTACACTTAAAACTGCTGTTGTTGTATACGGTGCTAATGTGCACCCAGTTCCAATCCCAACGATTATTAATCGCCAAATATAATCCCATGTAGTAAAATTTGAATCTATTTGACTAAATAAATATGATGCTACGATAAATGTTAATAGCCCTATACTACCTACTAATGAGCTTCCCCGCTTTGCTGCAATTGGTGTTACGATTACTGTAACAAGCATTGAAACAATCGCTAGTGTGCTAATTATTAAACCTGACTGTAATTCAGACATACCTTCTACTTGAACGAAATAAAAAGCAAGTATAAACAAAAAGTTCATTAATCCCATTCCAACAAAGAATAAAGAAAAATTCGAGATTGAAAAC includes:
- a CDS encoding FAD-binding oxidoreductase, which gives rise to MNNQKIELTGRIVTPNDPDYNSAREEFNTFFNKFPLIIVFAQNTQDVVNAVRWSRLHNVPIRMRSGRHNYEALSVSNAGLVIDVSEMKQLEIDHNNGTVTIGTGWRNISLIETLAAEGLVVPSGVCPTPGIAGVTLGGGHSILSRPFGLTLDHLLELEMVDANGCIIRANAKCNSDLYWASRGAGGGNFGICTSFKFRTHKINTVGFAEISWGISDLKPVLTSWQEYTLPCANKRLTTTLFMSAGLEPSLLMQGVFLGSVQELQTLLQPLLEAGSPLQVTIEEIPWAEAAAKIAEKQPATPLPFKSVGPYVYELLPEEGLSIIDHFINNAPPFSTTSVFFHGLGGAVAEVPNEATAYFYRKALSNMSIFATWEQPEGAGGSIRWVEDFRLAMLPFTKGVYVNTPDLSIKNWPDAYFSCNFDRLMEVKAKYDPKNVFNFPQSIPLF